A genome region from Triticum aestivum cultivar Chinese Spring chromosome 2B, IWGSC CS RefSeq v2.1, whole genome shotgun sequence includes the following:
- the LOC123042725 gene encoding wall-associated receptor kinase 3-like has product MMLTWKLMAATLLLLLLPALAATAPAPAAAPMIGMPDCDTTCGNVSVPYPFGVGPPRCYHSPGFNLSCDRRSDPPWLLLGDGGMLQVDHISLLESKVLVKRTAGVSGSFRVNLRPYRLSAGSGSGSGSGAGNELILTGCNVRATLKNGDATIGGCSSLCDDGDGPLLSRPESRMLCSGIGCCHVAIVVNHQTAAVFSYDVQLEWFGRNRSADEARMPARVFVASEGWVEQRRVLNRLLKIPSKDALAVAAVPLWLDWEVGLGGATAGSNSECHVGTGGGGGYTCRCKEGYHGNPYITDGCKDINECELPEDYPCPGDGICRNTDGGFDCECPPGTHGNASSPGGYCIPFASVKGANGGPSCNRSCGDVAVPYPFGIGPEYCYRPGFNLTCDYGSSSSSDQPPRLLLDGYGAFQVQNISIENATVSVTSSVTVIDAVSRRPYSFHLGDYFTGHGDAFYSLSAGNEYYQLSARNELILVGCNVQATLLGGSSIITGCATFCSEDEPERMPIANNGGDNKNCYGVGCCQAHISSSKDDMSNELRLIFRFADHEQDVLRPPYALIAEQGWFDNRNVTHQQVQALGHNSRSAPKVPLVLHWEVLQSAGLPAADANSYPDCAAEAAADICKDKHSFCLPGNRGYSCQCMLGHGNPYLVDGGCQDLSVSNVGLFIWFGIIISMTCIRIFYCLLQVKLDVLRGNALKRKFFKLNHGQLLKRLISQRAGVAERMIMTLKELEKATQNFDKDLEVGSGGHGTVYKGILLDQHVVAIKKPNKILQREIDEFINEVVILSQINHRNVVKLYGCCLETEVPMLVYEFISNGTLYEHLHVEEPESLSWSNRLRIVMEAAKSLAYLHTAASTPIIHRDIKSTNILLDDTLTAKVADFGASKHIPVDISGVTTRAQGTRGYWDPMYFYTGRLTEKSDVYSFGVVLVELLTRKKPFSYSSSEDEGLVEHFVTLFKEGNLLQILDPQVIEEGGKEVQEVSCIAVACVQLRREDRPTMREVELTLEAAHTSRKQTLDIAFPSTKVESNIKGSTRRHSMEQEFISSAEYPR; this is encoded by the exons ATGATGCTAACTTGGAAGTTGATGGCAGCAACgctactgctgttgctgctgccggCGCTGGCCGCCACCGCTCCAGCTCCTGCAGCGGCGCCCATGATAGGGATGCCGGACTGCGACACAACCTGCGGCAACGTGAGCGTGCCGTATCCGTTCGGGGTGGGCCCACCCCGTTGCTACCACTCGCCGGGGTTCAACCTCAGCTGCGACCGCAGAAGTGACCCCCCTTGGCTGTTGCTCGGCGACGGCGGCATGCTGCAAGTCGACCACATCAGCCTCTTGGAGTCCAAGGTTCTTGTCAAACGCACCGCCGGTGTCAGCGGCTCGTTCCGCGTTAACCTCCGGCCCTACAGGCTGTCAgctggctcaggctcaggctcaggctcaggCGCCGGGAATGAGCTCATTCTGACAGGCTGCAACGTCCGGGCAACGCTCAAGAACGGAGACGCCACTATAGGCGGCTGCTCCTCCTTGTGCGACGACGGAGACGGGCCCTTGCTGTCCAGGCCTGAGAGCCGCATGCTCTGCTCCGGCATAGGCTGCTGCCACGTGGCCATCGTCGTCAACCACCAGACGGCGGCGGTTTTCTCCTACGACGTGCAGCTGGAGTGGTTCGGTCGGAACCGCAGCGCCGACGAGGCACGGATGCCGGCGCGAGTGTTCGTGGCCAGCGAGGGATGGGTCGAGCAGAGGCGGGTTTTAAACCGTCTGTTGAAAATCCCCTCCAAGGACGCTCTGGCGGTGGCGGCAGTGCCCCTTTGGCTGGACTGGGAGGTCGGCCTGGGCGGTGCTACGGCTGGCAGCAACAGCGAGTGCCACGTAggtacgggaggaggaggaggctataCATGCCGGTGTAAAGAAGGTTACCATGGCAATCCCTACATCACCGACGGATGCAAAG ATATCAACGAGTGCGAGCTGCCAGAAGACTACCCGTGCCCCGGTGACGGTATATGCAGGAACACGGACGGAGGGTTCGACTGCGAATGCCCGCCAGGAACCCATGGGAACGCATCGTCTCCCGGTGGATACTGCATCCCTTTCGCCTCAGTCAAAGGTGCCAATG GCGGTCCTAGCTGCAACAGGTCATGCGGAGACGTGGCCGTGCCGTACCCGTTCGGCATCGGCCCGGAGTACTGCTACCGTCCAGGTTTCAACCTCACCTGCGACTatggaagcagcagcagcagcgatcaACCCCCACGGCTGCTGCTCGACGGCTACGGGGCCTTCCAAGTCCAAAACATCTCCATCGAGAACGCCACAGTGAGCGTCACCAGCTCCGTCACCGTCATCGACGCCGTCTCCAGACGTCCTTACTCATTCCATCTCGGTGATTATTTCACGGGCCATGGGGACGCGTTCTACTCATTATCGGCCGGCAACGAGTACTACCAATTGTCGGCCCGCAACGAGCTCATCCTCGTGGGGTGTAACGTCCAGGCGACATTGCTTGGGGGTTCGAGCATCATCACTGGCTGCGCCACCTTCTGCTCTGAGGACGAACCTGAAAGGATGCCAATTGCAAACAACGGCGGCGACAACAAGAACTGCTATGGCGTGGGCTGCTGCCAGGCGCACATCTCTTCGTCCAAGGACGACATGTCCAACGAGCTGAGGCTCATCTTCAGATTCGCCGATCACGAGCAAGATGTGTTGCGGCCCCCTTACGCGCTGATCGCGGAGCAGGGGTGGTTCGACAACCGCAACGTCACCCACCAGCAGGTGCAGGCGCTTGGACACAACTCAAGGTCTGCGCCCAAGGTTCCTTTGGTTTTACACTGGGAGGTGTTGCAATCGGCAGGCTTACCCGCTGCTGACGCCAACTCGTATCCCGATTGTGCTGCGGAGGCGGCTGCCGATATCTGCAAGGACAAGCACAGCTTTTGCCTACCAGGGAACAGAGGCTACAGTTGCCAATGTATGTTAGGCCACGGTAACCCTTACCTCGTCGACGGTGGCTGCCAAG ATTTAAGTGTGTCGAATGTTG GTTTATTTATCTGGTTTGGAATTATCATTTCTATGACATGCATCCGGATATTCTATTGTTTACTTCAAGTGAAACTAGATGTTTTGAGGGGAAATGCGTTAAAACGGAAGTTCTTCAAGCTAAATCATGGACAATTGTTGAAACGGTTGATATCTCAAAGGGCTGGTGTTGCAGAAAGAATGATAATGACCTTGAAAGAGCTAGAGAAGGCAACACAAAATTTTGACAAAGATCTTGAGGTTGGCAGCGGGGGCCATGGTACCGTTTACAAAGGAATTTTACTCGACCAACATGTTGTAGCCATCAAGAAACCAAACAAAATATTACAGAGAGAGATTGATGAATTTATCAATGAGGTTGTCATCCTATCACAAATCAACCATAGAAATGTAGTAAAACTCTATGGTTGCTGCCTTGAAACTGAAGTTCCGATGTTAGTCTATGAATTCATATCCAATGGGACCCTTTATGAGCATCTTCATGTCGAAGAACCAGAATCACTGTCTTGGAGCAACAGGTTGAGGATAGTCATGGAGGCTGCCAAATCTCTCGCATATCTTCACACGGCTGCTTCAACACCTATCATCCATAGAGATATCAAGTCTACTAACATACTTCTGGATGATACTCTAACAGCAAAGGTGGCAGATTTTGGAGCTTCAAAGCATATTCCAGTAGATATATCTGGGGTTACAACAAGGGCTCAAGGTACGAGAGGATACTGGGATCCTATGTACTTTTACACAGGGAGACTCACCGAGAAAAGTGATGTTTACAGCTTTGGAGTTGTCCTTGTGGAACTGCTAACTAGAAAGAAACCATTTTCATATTCATCCTCAGAAGACGAGGGTCTTGTTGAACATTTTGTTACCTTGTTTAAAGAAGGCAATTTGCTCCAGATATTAGATCCACAAGTTATTGAGGAAGGAGGCAAAGAAGTCCAAGAAGTGTCCTGTATAGCAGTAGCATGCGTACAATTAAGAAGAGAGGATCGTCCGACCATGAGAGAAGTGGAGTTGACGCTTGAAGCCGCACACACATCGAGAAAGCAAACTTTGGATATTGCATTCCCATCTACAAAAGTCGAAAGCAACATTAAGGGGTCGACCAGACGACACAGTATGGAACAAGAGTTCATATCATCTGCAGAGTATCCTCGGTAG
- the LOC123047393 gene encoding dihydroorotate dehydrogenase (quinone), mitochondrial, with the protein MSSSAAASAWRRSLRGALLHGSPWRASAPAPAPAGARQASRTVSAVAAPIKVPPPPRKGRLLTGAMIGLAIAGGAYVSTTDEATFCGWLFKSTELVNPLFALLDAEFAHQLAVSAAAHGFVPREKRPDPPVLGIEVWGRNFTNPIGLAAGFDKNAEAVEGLLGLGFGFVEVGSVTPQPQEGNPKPRIFRLKEHGAVVNRCGFNSEGIVVVAKRLGAQHGKRKMEETSSSSDVKQGGKAGPGILGVNLGKNKTSEDAGADYVQGVHSLSQYADYLVINVSSPNTPGLRQLQGRKQLKELVKKVQDARDEMQWAEDGPPPLLVKIAPDLSKQDLEDIAAVALASKLDGLIISNTTISRPPPADAHPLAQEAGGLSGKPLFDLSTQVLRDMYIRTAGKVTLIGCGGVTSGEDAYKKIRSGATLVQLYTALAYGGPALIPRIKAELAECLERDGFKSVQEAVGADFKPLKA; encoded by the exons ATGTCGTCCTCCGCCGCCGCGAGCGCGTGGCGGCGCTCCCTCCGCGGCGCCCTCCTGCACGGCTCCCCGTGGCGcgcctccgcccccgcccccgcccccgccggcgCCCGGCAGGCCAGCAGGACGGTCTCCGCCGTCGCGGCGCCCATTAAGGTGCCCCCGCCTCCCCGCAAG GGTAGGCTTTTGACTGGGGCCATGATAGGATTGGCCATTGCTGGAGGTGCTTACGTGAGTACTACCGACGAGGCCACGTTTTG TGGGTGGTTATTCAAATCAACAGAACTCGTGAATCCACTCTTTGCATTGCTAGATGCAGAGTTTGCTCATCAGTTGGCTGTTTCTGCTGCTGCTCATGGATTTGTCCCAAGAGAAAAGAGACCTGATCCACCAGTTCTTGGGATAGAGGTTTGGGGAAGGAACTTTACAAATCCAATTGGTCTTGCTGCTGGTTTTGATAAGAATGCCGAGGCCGTGGAGGGTCTATtgggtcttggatttggctttgtGGAAGTTGGCTCTGTAACACCTCAGCCTCAAGAGGGAAATCCTAAGCCGCGAATATTCAGATTGAAAGAGCATGG TGCTGTAGTCAATCGCTGCGGGTTCAACAGTGAAGGAATTGTTGTAGTTGCTAAGCGTCTTGGGGCACAACATGGTAAGAGGAAGATGGAGGAAACTTCGAGCTCCAGTGATGTAAAGCAAGGAGGGAAAGCAGGTCCTGGAATTTTGGGAGTTAATCTTGGCAAGAATAAGACTAGTGAAGATGCTGGTGCTGATTACGTGCAAGGAGTTCATTCGTTGTCACAGTATGCTGATTACCTG GTCATAAATGTTTCTTCCCCAAATACTCCTGGTCTTCGCCAATTGCAAGGTAGAAAGCAGCTGAAAGAACTTGTGAAGAAG GTGCAAGATGCACGAGATGAGATGCAGTGGGCTGAAGATGGTCCACCACCATTGCTTGTGAAGATCGCGCCGGACTTGTCGAAGCAGGATCTTGAGGACATTGCTGCG GTTGCTCTTGCTTCCAAGTTGGATGGCCTG ATTATATCAAACACAACAatttcaaggccacctcctgcagACGCACATCCATTAGCTCAGGAAGCCGGCGGATTAAGTGGGAAGCCTCTGTTTGACTTATCTACTCAAGTTCTCAGGGATATGTATATCCGTACAGCC GGCAAGGTTACGCTGATAGGCTGTGGTGGTGTAACTAG CGGCGAGGACGCATACAAGAAGATACGTTCTGGAGCCACGCTTGTTCAGCTTTACACTGCACTTGCCTACGGAGGTCCAGCTCTCATCCCGAGAATAAAG GCCGAGCTTGCAGAATGCTTGGAAAGAGACGGCTTCAAATCTGTCCAGGAAGCAGTGGGAGCAGACTTCAAGCCCTTGAAGGCCTGA